CAGCATACCTCGCCttagccaccattattttccacttTTTGTATACCCAGATTGCATGATAGTTTAGTGCAAAACAGATAATTATGCCACTTTTTGTTTTTGTCAAGGTGTGGAGATTTGCATTgccactccaggcaggctcatTGACTTTCTGGAAGCTGGGAAAACCAATTTGCAGCGATGTACCTACCTGGTGCTGGATGAAGCTGACAGAATGCTTGACATGGGTTTTGAGCCGCAGATTCGCAAGATTGTGGACCAAATCAGGGTACTTACTTGTATAAATGGTTTATTGATGTTTTTCTATTTTaactacatttaaaggggttttacagAAAGATAACATTATAGTTAGGCTCCATTCACACCATGATCTGACCTTCCGATGCACAGCTACGATTTCGGATGCTTAAATCGCCTGAATTCGTATCTGTGCATTGGATAGGTACGGACAGATAaggagccattaactattatggggctgcggatCTGATAGTTGTCAACTAGTGAAtacgatctggtcattttctcaggggATCCGGTTTTTGACTCCAACTGAAAATCGTGTCGGACCATGATTTTCAGTCAGAGTCAAAAATCGGATcccctgagaaaatgaccagatcgtaTTCACTAGCTGACCACGATCGGatccgcagccccataatagttaatggctccatATCTGTCCGTATCAATCCATGCATAGATACAAATTCAGGCGATctgagcttttttttatttatttatttttttgagccaaaaccagaagtaatTTCAAAAGTAATGGAAAATACAAAGGAAGGACTTAAACCTCTCCatcctcatggatccacttctggctttggctcaaatactGCAGTGGGAGTTTTCCCTAAAAACTACCAAGTGGAAACCCAGCCTAATATGCTTCTATTAACAAAAAAGTCTGTGTGATCTAATTTTACTTACCCTTCCTAAAGAAGCTGTGCACTTCTGTTTTTATTGTGTGACTCCCCGACTCTGCAGCCTTTTTGCTACTTCCCTTTGTTCTGCACACGTAAAACATTTCTTCAGCTCAGCTTTGCTAAATATGCGGAGACTCCTGAGCTGAATGGGTGATGTTTGTTCCACAAAGTGAGGAGCAGGTAAAGCAGCTGGGACAGCACTCAGAACTAAGATACCAGTGCACATCTTACGAAAGTGTGAGTACATGCAATACAGAAAGACAGAAAATGCAGAAGTATTTCAGACTTGCATACATAAGGTCCTTACTCAAGCCATGAGGAAGGACTTCCTGGTTGGTATTTTTGGTCTTTGTCCTCTGCATATGATGTGTTTTTTACTTAAACCAATAAAGCTCTGGATTTTATCTGCCCAAGTAtgttacaccataaaaaaaaaattgggaactaACTTTATCTCCCCAGAATGCActtgttatttttattgtttgaATTCTAACATATTAAATATACTTTAATTCATGTAtaaattaatggggtactccaggaaaataaaacttaagcTTCTGATGGTGTGGATCCAACTGCTTTGGCTGGGGGATATGTTTTAATTTCCCTGAATACCCCTTAAAGCCTCTATTTTATTTAGCCTGACAGACAAACTCTAATGTGGAGTGCCACTTGGCCAAAAGAGGTGCGTCAACTAGCTGAGGACTTCTTGAGGGATTATGTGCAGATCAATGTGGGAAATTTGGAGCTCTCTGCCAATCACAATATTCTCCAGATCGTTGATGTTTGCCAAGAGAGTGAGAAGGATCACAAGTAAGTTCAATTTTATTTGTTTAGGATATCTTATTCTGTTAATAAGATATAGTTAGTAATGTACACTTTTTTTCAGACTTATCCAGCTAATGGAAGAAATTATggcagaaaaagaaaacaaaacaattatTTTTGTAGAAACAAAACGTCGATGTGATGAACTTACTCGCAGAATGCGGCGTGATGGGTTAGCCACAAAATATTTCTTCTGCTGTTTTGTTTGTGTTGTGTGGTGTGCCCCCCCCAGTTTCTAAAGTTGTTTCATTATACTTTTAGATGGCCTGCAATGTGTATTCATGGTGACAAGAGTCAGCAGGAGCGAGACTGGGTCTTGAATGGTGAGTTAATCATTTAGGCCAGGAACCACCTAGCAGTTCCATTTTCATAACGTGAAATGctaaaagcattactgtcatttaaatcAACGTTTGACATGtggcacagacatgtcaaaatttcAGCTCGGTCTACTTTTTTATATGTTTGTGTGACATGTAAAAGTTTGTTTAAATGGCAGTAATGCCTTAATCCTGGCTACTGAGGGCTGCTGAATCCTGCTGATATCCAGCATGCACCAAACTAGTGCCAGACTGGATTCCATCCATTCCTTTTCAATAGAAATGCAAGAATTTTATAGAAAGGTGACTGAAAAACCAGTCACCAGGATTGGTCCCTGTTTCCCCAACATATATTTTTCATAAATATGTGCAGTGCAATATGTGTAATGATGCAAGGGACACTCTATTGCCAAGGTTTTAGACACTGGTTAGCCTCCGTTCAGTGGGGCTGAACTGCATCCTGGTAACCTGAAACGCTTTCCCCTTAAAAAATGCATCGATAAGTAACAAGTTATaagcaacattttttttcactatggCTTTCAAATCAGCAGAAAAATATGGAATGCATATCACATTTAGTCTTCACATTTTACTAGACACATGTCTATCCTTGGGTTAAATGAGCCATAAGCTAAGATGGCTACCTGGAGGTGGTAAGCGCCAGAACAGGACTTCTCCTTTTAACATTCAATCTTACCAACATCACAAAGTAAAACTGGATCAAAATAAGTATACGCCAAAGTCAACAAAGTGTCTATGATTTCTGCTCTCAAGtgacagaaaaatgtaaaagtataaaCATTTTTAACTGTTCATTTGTTTGTTTGCAGAATTTCGCAGTGGGAAAGCACCAATCCTAATCGCTACAGACGTTGCTTCACGAGGTCTAGGTTTGTAACTTTACGGGTTAAATAAAGCTGGTTATACTTCCTAACAGGTGAAATTTTATAGAGCTGAGCCTACATTTAAAGGATGTCTTTAAAACCCAGTAATGACTGATACTATCTCACCCCATACAGCAATCTTTTGGTTATACCTTAGCATTAGTTTacttaaaattattttacaacGCCAGAAGTAAATTATGATCGTCCTAtacaacttttaaatttttttttttttgctgtgttcttTATGGTGTGTAAGCCTAGTAATGTTTTTATGtagataattttattttattttttgtgtgtagTCCCTACTTTTTTGGTCAGTGCCCAATCTATGCTTTTATTATAAGAAAAGTAACCCAGTCTGTTTCTTGTTACTTACAgactttactttttcatttttatttagtaCATTTTATGCTCTATTTTCTGGAAGGATAAGCCTTTAGAATGTTTTATTGAATTACTGAGGATTGGAAAGCTTGCTCAAGGTGGAAGTTCACCATTGGCTAACAAAATAATATCCTGTACAGAAAACTTCCTGGTTTCCTTCTCCCCAATGGAAAGGTGGTTCACTAGTGTGGGATGTGTATTTTTACAGTGATTAAGTGCACAGCACTTTCCGTATAGTACGAATGCTGGGCCTTCTATATTTAGTGGttatactttttattatgtgaGAACCCTTAAATGCATGGCTAACTGCTGAACATGCAATATCCCTCAGTTATTTGCAATAGGTGACAGGTAAGTTATTATTGGTTAATGAAATAATTATGCTCActttaaaaagttatatatatatgtatactttatAAAATCCCTAAAGTAGATTGTAATATTAAATCttatctttttttgtttgtttttgacagAAGCTGCAGATCACTCTCAGTACAGGGCCAGCTGCCTGTCGAAAATAGAGGGGGGATGAACACTGGAAGCTGCCCCGCTAAAAGGGCACTGGCTTCTTACACTCTTCCCTCGCAAAGGTCTTGTACTGAAGAGACAGTTTTTGGGTCTGCATCTCCGCCCCCTAACTTTCCCACTCCACATCGGGGTGCAAATTGTGTGCTTTCCACCCTGACAGCTGGGATAGGTCTACACCCCCTTACCCTTTATGGCTGCTGGTATGATGCCATATTGAATAGAAGGACCACCTTTCTAGAAGGGAGATCACCTGGTGCTTTCCACTGTGCTATCTGCTGAGCAGCTGTGGGAAAGTTCCAAACAAGGAAGACTTGGGAAGTCTCTTGGCTTTCGAAGCAGAAGAATAGCCCCTTCTGCTGTCTTTCTACAGACTACTGTGACTTCCTCCATTTACAAAATGTTTTAGCCCTTCTCTCTATCTTAAAATGAGGTAGAATGCTGCAAGGTATGTTTCATTGTCTGCTTTAAACTTAGTGAccctaagaaaaaaaagtgccatTTATATTGACTTTTTCCGTTATTTTACTTACCCCCAGCCTAAAGAAGCTCATGTTATTTTTACGCCTGATAACCTTTTTGTATATATAAATTTGCCTTACCTAAACCACTGCAGATTGTACTGGATTTATCACTTCTACACAAGCGTAAATATCCCAAAGCTGAAATAGCCTGCAGCACTTGTAAATGAACTTTCTGTAATAAGAAACAGACCTGTACAAGGCCACCATTTTTGTTATTTCTCACAACTGTTAAGTGGGCATAAGAAACTGTGGGGCTTCCACTTCAGTTTTAACTCTTCACAACAGATGAGTGGTGGAGGATGGGGTCTCTCTTCGAATATTAACAGGCTCGCTGGAGTTGGAGCTGGAGCTAGTGGTTCACCCACAGAAGCATCTAGCCAAGCCAGTGCACGTGATGGGACCTCTTGCTGCGCCTGGACCATTGATGCATGCTCCCTGCTCCGGTGGCCGTGTGTCCGTAGATGAAGGCGGTAGGACCGCTAAATGCCAAATGGATGGGATTAGCGACAGCTGGTTCCCCACCTCACTGAGGGAGTGTGCATCAGTCCGGACAAAAGCTCACCCGAGGATGAATCCCATGAAGTAATTCGACTTCAGCTCCATAATAAGGAACCAAATGATTGTGAAATTGTGTGCCTCTTATTAAAATGTTGTGTTCATTTCTCATAGGCTTTTAGTTTGAGCATATTAGCTTTAAATAGTATACAGTTTGATACTAATattgtatttaaaaaacaaaagaaaaaaaatcaagctCTTGTACTTAACTACAGTTGTTGATTCACATATTTTAAAGGGGTGTTTGGACAATGAAACCTATTTTCAACTGTCTAATAAGTTCACTTCATTAACCTACTTCCTGTCTAGTGTACATCCTGTAATGGACTGTTCCTCCTGTACACTTTAGCTGGGAATGCAGCCAACTGTCTCCTACCACTTTGACTATAACCCCACCCACAGTAGCCTCCCATGTAGGGGGTGGGAGATAGAGTTGGTTGAATTCTGAGCTTGTGTACAGAAAGGACAGGAATCTGGGCTAGTGAAGACAAAAGAGCAGATGAAAAGCATTAAAGAACACAGAAAGGTTGTAAAATAACAATTTAccaatatgtgtgtgtttattataCAACTGAAAACTGGTATCATTGAAAAACCTCTGTCTAAATGTATGTAGCTTTCTCTTAGAAATTAGACATTTTATCAGAAATGGGAAGTAGTGATCCCTCAGGATTATTGAACAAGTTCAGTAAAATGTTttggtagaaaaaatatatataaatatgaagtTTTACAAAGATAGGTGTAATTGTTAGTAGTCCTAATATTTGTAGTCATAGTGAAGGTGTCTGTTAATTTGTTTgtactttttgttttttcctctctaCCTCTTTTTGCCTTTGTAAATGTTTGTGTGTTTTTCTAAGTGTCTTTAGtcctttttttttcagaattttttaaCTTTCTATTTTTTTTGTCCCTCTCCTCAATGGTATTCTTTCCCTGAACACCTCAATAATCCTGATCACTGAACAGACGTGGAAGATGTCAAGTTCGTCATTAACTATGATTATCCAAATAGCTCAGAGGATTATGTGCACCGTATTGGACGCACGGCCCGTAGCACAAACAAAGGCACAGCATACACTTTCTTCACTCCTGGAAATCTTAAACAAGCTCGAGAGCTGGTCAAGGTTCTTCAAGAAGCTAACCAGACAATCAACCCTAAACTCATGCAGCTGGTAGATCATGGACGTGGAGGTGGTGGAGGTCAGTTTTGATTGGGTAAACATATTCTTTAAAGATGTATTACATCATTGATCACTTAAAGTGAACAtttcacttacattttttttatttaccaataGACAGATAATAAAAACTTGAGCCTGATCTGTTTTCAAAGGTGTTTAGGCATAGGCATCATAGGCTGGAACAGACCCTATTCACTAGGCAAATTCTGTGTCCTATGCAAAGAAGATGGGAGGTTGAGCATTGACCATCACTTGTTATGGTctgattctttattttttttggtgttaaTTTTCACTGTAATCTTGTCTGTGATAACACActgctgcaaagtgatctcttgAGAACAAGAAGTTTTACCTTATGATTGGGTTTAGAATGAAAACTGCATGATTTCAAGGTGAttttattatatagatattaAAACATTCCCAACAATTCTTAGTGTACCTGTCCTcaacaaaaaatgtttatataactTAGAGAATtccattatatacactgctcaaaaaaataaagggaacactaagataacacatcctagatctgaatgaatgaactaattgtatgaaatcctttcgtggactaaagcatccgccaactcctggacagtctgtggtgcaatgtggcgttggtggatgaagcgagacatgatgtcccagatgtgctcaatcggattcaggtctggggaacaagcgggccagtccatagcatcaatgccttcctcttgcaggaactgctgacaccctccagccacatgaggtctagcattgtcttgcattaggaggaacccagggccaactgcaccagtatatggtctcacaaaggggtctgaggatctcatctctgttcctaatggcagtcaggcttcctctggcaagcacatgaagggctgtgcgtCCCCCCCAAAGTAATgtaaccccacaccattactgacccactgccaaaccggtcatgctggaggatgttgcaggcagcagaacgttctcctcgGCGTCTCCtgactgtcacgtgctcagtgtgaacctgctttcatctgtgaagagcacagggcgccagtggcgaattgtgttctctggcaaatgccaaacgtcctgcacggtgttgagttgtacgcacaacccccacctgtggacgttgggccctcataccaccctcatggagtctgtttctgaccatttgagtggacacatgcacatttgtggcctgctggaggtcattttgcagggctctggcagtgctccttgcaCAAACCCcctgctgttgggttgttgccctcctacggcctcctccacatcccctgatgtacttgcctgtctcctggtagcgcctccatgctctgaacactactatgacagatacagcaaaccaccttgccacagcttgcattgatgtaccatcctggatgagctgcaatacctgagccacttgtgtgggttgtagactctgtctcatgctaccactagagataaagcaccgccagtattcaaaagtgactaaaacatcagccaggaagcataagaactgagtAGTGGTATGTGGTCAtcacttgcagaaccactcctttattggtggtgtcttgctaattgcctataatttccacctgttgtctgttccatttgcacaacagcatgtgaaattgattatcaatcagtgttgcttcctgagtggacagtgtgatttcacagaagtgtcattgacttggagttacattgcgttgtttaagtgttcccttaatttttttgagcaaggtatatatatatatttgtaatacacgTTGGttaaaaaacgtatgtttttgtccctgcagctattgcctgtgtgtctctgaggagtccaaatacaggaaggtgaggtgagggtggacaagcaggctctgtacactgaggagaagcagggctctgtgcagtgaggctctgtgacatgttaCGGGCTCACACATAAGGATGATAGACAAGCCAggcgcctgcacagagccctacttgtcctgccctcacttcctgtatttggactcctcacaggcaatagctccagggacagcactttttcacccataaatatacacattttttaccaatgtatattaaaaatatacatataatggtattatctacattatataaaaagtttttgttgacgacagctacactttaaatatgtttaacataaaaacaatTTATataataccgtatatgccggcgtataagacgacccccaacttttacagttaaaatatagagcttgggatatacttgccatataagactacccctcctaccgtgatgtacagtaccttgtagttcccccccccccccatattaagtaggcagtatagtttccccacattaggtaggcagcatgttcccccacaatagtaggcagctccccccccacattaggtcggcagcttccctcccacaatagtaggcagctcccccccacattaggtcggcagctccccctcccccacaatagtaggcagctcccccccacagacatacaacttccagccatatagagtgtatggctgtaggctgtatgtatttgtactgccccccccccccccccccccaggacgatcccgggaccggaggagcggtgatcggaacactgtagatgacgcgccgccggtcactcaccaggccccggccggcgctcgtcttcctgcgcctctatggttgtacgcatgggacgtcactgacgtcccgtgcgtacaaccatagagaggtgaAGCGCAGGAAGAccacaggaggaccggaggaggatgcGCGGCAGCCGGgaaatggttagtgacccgcagacatccttatgtcccaaaaagatttttcgggacacagggatgtccggcataggaatacttatgattatctgcccaggccggctgCAAGCGGGGGAcagccagagcatgtaaaaactaattaaTGTATACTAAAaagcaggttgcctccagctgttgtgaaactacaactaccagcatgcccggacagcctttgccggtccgggcatgctgggagttgtaatttcacaaccgctggaggcaccctggtttttaagtatacagttattagtttgtacatgctttGGCCGGCCCcagcctgcagccgcacacaggtgccggcccgggcagataatcctaagtattcctatgccggaccccaatacccggcgtataagacgacttccgacttttcagaagaaaaatttggggttaaaaagtcgtcttatacgccgggatatacggtaggtAATTTTCTGATTACATATTCCCTTTAAATTGGGCGGCTAAAATAATTTATCATCTCTTGGCATAATGATAAAGATTTCTGGGGGTATGACTACTGGGACACAGACGTCTTGTAGTGCCCTTtgtaagggggaggggtttgtCTGCATGCTGACAGTGATAGCTGAGAACTGTCAGTTCCTTAGCAGTAATTATAGTGGCGAATATGTAGTCGCAGTACTGCTTCATTCACTAGAGGAACGCTGACTGCTTTTCGTTTTGAACAGTTGGACTTCCAGCACATTCAGTGGATAGATAAAATTCTTGTAGAATCTTACAAGCTTGAGTGCAGAGTTGGAGGTTACAAATGGAGGAGTGTTAAGAAGATGGTTAATTCATAGTAAACTATTACGTGTGACTACAAAGGAACTTGTGCCCTCAATTCTCTAGGCTCAAactcaccaccaccccccccccccccaccccccattttAAAGCTAAACCTATAAATGGAATAATCTCTATCTTGTTATCTATAGGTGGCCGATCTAGGTACCGCAGTATTCCAACCAACAATAACCCAAACATGATGTACCAAGAAGAATGTGACAGAAGAATGCGTGGCAAAGATGGTGGTAGACGTGATGGGCGGAATAACCGTGATGGTGTAATTGCTAGCAATGGAACTGGAAGAGACCAGGGTCGTCAGGGATATGGCTATGCAGGGCAAAATTCCAACTTTCAGCTTAGCCAATATGGCTACGGGCAGGGCGCTTTTACAGCAGGGGCAGCTGGCAGCTATGGTGCCGCAACATATGGTCAAGCACCACAGCCGCTGATGTCCCAGCAGTTCGCCCCGCCTGGTACTCCTTTGTTGAACTACATGAATCAAGCAGCTAGTTATCAGtaccca
The sequence above is a segment of the Hyla sarda isolate aHylSar1 chromosome 6, aHylSar1.hap1, whole genome shotgun sequence genome. Coding sequences within it:
- the DDX17 gene encoding probable ATP-dependent RNA helicase DDX17 isoform X1 is translated as MRGSFMDRDRGGIGGNRFPKFGNPGERLRKKRWDLNELPKFEKNFYSEHPEVARMSIHEVEELRRKKEITVRGLNCPKPVASFLHSNFPQYVMDVLIDQRFKEPTPIQCQGFPLALSGRDMVGIAQTGSGKTLAYLLPAMVHINHQPYLERGDGPICLVLAPTRELAQQVQQVADDYGKTSRLKSTCIYGGAPKGPQIRDLERGVEICIATPGRLIDFLEAGKTNLQRCTYLVLDEADRMLDMGFEPQIRKIVDQIRPDRQTLMWSATWPKEVRQLAEDFLRDYVQINVGNLELSANHNILQIVDVCQESEKDHKLIQLMEEIMAEKENKTIIFVETKRRCDELTRRMRRDGWPAMCIHGDKSQQERDWVLNEFRSGKAPILIATDVASRGLDVEDVKFVINYDYPNSSEDYVHRIGRTARSTNKGTAYTFFTPGNLKQARELVKVLQEANQTINPKLMQLVDHGRGGGGGGRSRYRSIPTNNNPNMMYQEECDRRMRGKDGGRRDGRNNRDGVIASNGTGRDQGRQGYGYAGQNSNFQLSQYGYGQGAFTAGAAGSYGAATYGQAPQPLMSQQFAPPGTPLLNYMNQAASYQYPPPPPPPPPPARK
- the DDX17 gene encoding probable ATP-dependent RNA helicase DDX17 isoform X2, whose amino-acid sequence is MDVLIDQRFKEPTPIQCQGFPLALSGRDMVGIAQTGSGKTLAYLLPAMVHINHQPYLERGDGPICLVLAPTRELAQQVQQVADDYGKTSRLKSTCIYGGAPKGPQIRDLERGVEICIATPGRLIDFLEAGKTNLQRCTYLVLDEADRMLDMGFEPQIRKIVDQIRPDRQTLMWSATWPKEVRQLAEDFLRDYVQINVGNLELSANHNILQIVDVCQESEKDHKLIQLMEEIMAEKENKTIIFVETKRRCDELTRRMRRDGWPAMCIHGDKSQQERDWVLNEFRSGKAPILIATDVASRGLDVEDVKFVINYDYPNSSEDYVHRIGRTARSTNKGTAYTFFTPGNLKQARELVKVLQEANQTINPKLMQLVDHGRGGGGGGRSRYRSIPTNNNPNMMYQEECDRRMRGKDGGRRDGRNNRDGVIASNGTGRDQGRQGYGYAGQNSNFQLSQYGYGQGAFTAGAAGSYGAATYGQAPQPLMSQQFAPPGTPLLNYMNQAASYQYPPPPPPPPPPARK
- the DDX17 gene encoding probable ATP-dependent RNA helicase DDX17 isoform X3 is translated as MRGSFMDRDRGGIGGNRFPKFGNPGERLRKKRWDLNELPKFEKNFYSEHPEVARMSIHEVEELRRKKEITVRGLNCPKPVASFLHSNFPQYVMDVLIDQRFKEPTPIQCQGFPLALSGRDMVGIAQTGSGKTLAYLLPAMVHINHQPYLERGDGPICLVLAPTRELAQQVQQVADDYGKTSRLKSTCIYGGAPKGPQIRDLERGVEICIATPGRLIDFLEAGKTNLQRCTYLVLDEADRMLDMGFEPQIRKIVDQIRPDRQTLMWSATWPKEVRQLAEDFLRDYVQINVGNLELSANHNILQIVDVCQESEKDHKLIQLMEEIMAEKENKTIIFVETKRRCDELTRRMRRDGWPAMCIHGDKSQQERDWVLNEFRSGKAPILIATDVASRGLDVEDVKFVINYDYPNSSEDYVHRIGRTARSTNKGTAYTFFTPGNLKQARELVKVLQEANQTINPKLMQLVDHGRGGGGGQF
- the DDX17 gene encoding probable ATP-dependent RNA helicase DDX17 isoform X4, producing MRGSFMDRDRGGIGGNRFPKFGNPGERLRKKRWDLNELPKFEKNFYSEHPEVARMSIHEVEELRRKKEITVRGLNCPKPVASFLHSNFPQYVMDVLIDQRFKEPTPIQCQGFPLALSGRDMVGIAQTGSGKTLAYLLPAMVHINHQPYLERGDGPICLVLAPTRELAQQVQQVADDYGKTSRLKSTCIYGGAPKGPQIRDLERGVEICIATPGRLIDFLEAGKTNLQRCTYLVLDEADRMLDMGFEPQIRKIVDQIRPDRQTLMWSATWPKEVRQLAEDFLRDYVQINVGNLELSANHNILQIVDVCQESEKDHKLIQLMEEIMAEKENKTIIFVETKRRCDELTRRMRRDGWPAMCIHGDKSQQERDWVLNEFRSGKAPILIATDVASRGLEAADHSQYRASCLSKIEGG